Proteins from one Salinispora arenicola genomic window:
- a CDS encoding barstar family protein — MMANFDDLWTTSQPRMHVLSDSTDIDSLRRSVPVSGGVVVKFDGRLMRTARAFFAEFVRELRFPEYFGWNWAAFAECITELSGCPARAYLLVIERADLLLVDSPADREIFFRLIKDVSSEWANSFGLGPEWDGGEVPFNVVLLCSDEARMQLEGDAGCRR; from the coding sequence ATGATGGCCAACTTCGACGACCTGTGGACCACTAGCCAACCCCGGATGCACGTGCTGTCAGATTCGACCGATATTGATTCTCTGCGCAGGTCAGTGCCTGTGTCTGGCGGGGTCGTGGTAAAGTTTGATGGTAGGCTAATGCGTACTGCTAGAGCGTTTTTTGCCGAGTTTGTTCGGGAGTTGCGCTTCCCCGAATACTTTGGTTGGAACTGGGCAGCATTCGCTGAGTGCATTACAGAATTGTCTGGGTGTCCTGCTCGTGCGTACTTGCTGGTAATCGAACGAGCGGATCTGTTGCTAGTGGACAGCCCTGCCGATCGGGAGATCTTCTTTCGGCTGATCAAGGACGTGTCTTCTGAATGGGCTAATTCGTTTGGGTTGGGTCCAGAGTGGGATGGCGGAGAGGTTCCTTTCAACGTTGTTCTACTTTGCTCCGATGAAGCGCGAATGCAGCTCGAAGGGGACG